A stretch of the Bdellovibrio sp. 22V genome encodes the following:
- a CDS encoding HTTM domain-containing protein, translating to MKLTTAIKNIHDFIFKPQPVHSVAALRIGIGLLMLLNWFMIYSDLDVLYGPEGMVSLQTAQQYGNQLRFSLFDYIPLTDKTTVTLAFVNLIAVLGIITGTFTRMAIGITFITLVSFHHRNGFILNSADSVLRIFLFFLFFTPSGDLWSVDRWRKLKQGRAPLVPLERSPWALRLIQLQFCTIYVATVLFKIKGEPWVDGTAVYIATRLDEFYRFPFPLLNSMLFIKFLTWSTLIVEFAMGTLVWFKELRYWVLLAGVGLHLGIEYTMSIPMFEWAMIVMMIAMIDSRDLANLCEKIKSGELTLRKPLKSKEA from the coding sequence ATGAAGCTAACAACCGCTATTAAAAATATTCACGATTTTATTTTCAAACCTCAACCCGTGCATAGCGTGGCAGCTCTTAGGATCGGGATCGGTCTGCTTATGCTCTTAAATTGGTTTATGATCTATAGCGATCTGGATGTTCTATATGGGCCGGAGGGAATGGTGTCCCTGCAAACCGCGCAACAATACGGAAACCAGCTGCGTTTTTCTCTTTTTGATTACATTCCGCTCACCGATAAGACGACCGTGACACTGGCTTTCGTAAACCTGATTGCCGTACTGGGGATTATCACCGGAACCTTCACGCGAATGGCGATAGGGATTACCTTCATCACCTTGGTGTCTTTCCATCATCGCAACGGATTTATTCTGAACAGCGCCGATTCTGTTCTCCGTATATTCTTGTTCTTCCTTTTCTTTACTCCCAGCGGAGATCTTTGGTCCGTCGACCGCTGGCGCAAGCTCAAACAAGGCCGGGCTCCGCTCGTGCCTCTGGAAAGAAGCCCATGGGCCCTACGCCTGATTCAGCTGCAATTTTGCACGATCTATGTCGCAACAGTTCTCTTCAAAATTAAAGGAGAGCCGTGGGTCGATGGAACGGCTGTTTATATCGCCACAAGGCTTGACGAGTTTTACCGTTTTCCATTTCCACTTCTGAATAGCATGCTCTTTATCAAATTTCTCACATGGTCGACTCTCATTGTGGAGTTCGCGATGGGCACATTGGTGTGGTTCAAAGAACTGCGCTACTGGGTTCTGCTAGCCGGCGTCGGCCTGCATCTGGGAATCGAATACACTATGAGTATTCCGATGTTCGAATGGGCCATGATCGTGATGATGATTGCGATGATTGACTCGCGGGATCTGGCAAATCTCTGCGAAAAGATAAAATCAGGCGAACTCACGCTACGCAAAC
- the pfkA gene encoding 6-phosphofructokinase, which yields MAQFTKKIQKIGVYTSGGDAPGMNAAIRAVVRVGIAQNLEVYGIHNGYVGMMENKIFPLQLRDMANIIQRGGTVLKTGRSTEFMKPEGRAKAAQNLQAAGLDALVCVGGDGSFRGAHALWEEHQIPIVGVPGTIDNDIYGSDKTIGFDTAVNTALEAIDRIRDTAASHDRLFIVEVMGRNSGFIASHVGLAGGAEEIFTPEGNTTVEKALDRIKDAKARGKTSSILITAEGQKPGRAYDLADAIRKKSGLDAKVCILGHTQRGGAPTAADRILASRMGAAAVDSLLKGYCDVMIGTEGERLVQVPLDLVTKHEKKSQLDLISLANILAM from the coding sequence ATGGCTCAGTTTACAAAGAAAATTCAGAAAATCGGTGTCTATACAAGTGGGGGCGATGCGCCTGGAATGAACGCGGCGATTCGCGCCGTGGTTCGTGTCGGTATTGCGCAAAATCTTGAAGTTTACGGTATTCACAATGGATACGTCGGCATGATGGAGAATAAAATTTTTCCTCTGCAACTTCGGGATATGGCCAACATCATTCAAAGAGGCGGAACTGTTCTAAAAACAGGACGCTCCACTGAGTTTATGAAACCCGAAGGTCGCGCAAAAGCCGCGCAGAATTTGCAAGCGGCGGGTTTGGATGCTCTTGTCTGCGTTGGCGGAGACGGCTCTTTCCGCGGCGCTCATGCTCTTTGGGAAGAACACCAGATTCCTATCGTCGGCGTTCCCGGCACGATTGATAACGACATTTATGGAAGTGATAAAACCATCGGCTTCGATACGGCAGTGAATACGGCTCTCGAAGCGATCGACCGTATTCGTGATACGGCGGCTTCGCATGATCGTCTTTTTATCGTTGAAGTCATGGGCAGAAATTCCGGATTCATCGCTTCACACGTAGGCCTTGCTGGTGGCGCGGAAGAAATCTTTACTCCTGAAGGCAACACGACTGTTGAAAAAGCGCTGGATCGAATCAAAGATGCCAAGGCTCGCGGAAAAACATCGAGTATTTTGATTACAGCAGAGGGGCAAAAGCCCGGACGCGCTTACGATCTTGCCGATGCTATTCGCAAAAAATCAGGATTGGATGCAAAGGTTTGTATTCTTGGGCACACTCAGCGTGGTGGCGCACCGACGGCGGCGGATCGCATTCTTGCCAGCCGTATGGGAGCTGCTGCGGTGGATTCTCTGCTCAAAGGCTATTGTGATGTCATGATCGGCACCGAAGGAGAGCGCCTCGTGCAAGTGCCTCTAGATCTCGTGACGAAGCATGAAAAAAAATCTCAACTCGATTTGATCTCTCTCGCGAATATTTTAGCGATGTAG
- a CDS encoding ABC transporter substrate-binding protein, translating into MKRLLLALVLVLPLLTSCTKKENEIVIGEYDSLTGSDATFGLSTNKGVRLAIDEINAAGGVKGKKITVITLDDQGKNEEAASATTRLITQNNVVAILGGVASGRSKAAAPIAQSHKVPFVSPASTNPDVTKIGDYVFRVCFIDPFQGLVMAKFASENLKLKKVAILRDVKNDYSVGLADVFNEEFKKRGGEIVADLSYQAGDIDFKAQLTQIRSKNPDGIYVPGYYTEVGLIAQQARQLGLKVPMMGGDGWDSDKLYEIGKDAINGNYYSNHYTTESTDPVVTEFIKKFKAKYNETPDALAALGYDAAKILVAAIERAPDLSGKAIRDELAKTKDFAGVTGKISLNENRDAVKSAVIIQVDKNNRKFVTTVNP; encoded by the coding sequence ATGAAACGCTTGCTCTTAGCTCTTGTTTTAGTTTTACCCCTACTTACAAGCTGTACAAAAAAAGAAAATGAAATCGTTATTGGTGAATACGATTCACTGACAGGCAGCGATGCTACTTTTGGTTTGAGTACAAACAAAGGCGTTCGCTTGGCCATAGATGAGATCAATGCGGCAGGCGGAGTCAAAGGCAAGAAGATCACAGTCATCACTTTGGATGACCAAGGAAAAAATGAGGAAGCGGCTTCCGCGACGACTCGTTTGATCACACAGAATAATGTCGTAGCGATTTTGGGTGGTGTTGCCAGCGGTCGCTCCAAAGCGGCAGCTCCTATCGCTCAATCTCACAAAGTTCCTTTTGTTTCTCCGGCATCGACAAACCCTGATGTCACCAAAATCGGAGATTACGTTTTCCGCGTGTGCTTCATCGATCCATTCCAAGGTTTGGTGATGGCGAAATTCGCTTCAGAGAATTTGAAACTTAAAAAAGTCGCTATTCTTCGTGACGTAAAAAATGATTACAGCGTGGGCTTGGCAGACGTTTTCAATGAAGAATTTAAAAAGCGCGGCGGTGAAATCGTTGCGGATCTGAGCTATCAAGCGGGCGATATTGATTTCAAAGCGCAATTGACGCAAATCCGCTCTAAAAATCCAGACGGTATTTACGTGCCTGGTTATTACACCGAAGTCGGTCTGATTGCCCAACAGGCGCGCCAATTGGGTCTTAAAGTTCCAATGATGGGCGGCGACGGCTGGGATAGTGACAAGCTTTACGAAATCGGCAAAGACGCTATCAACGGCAACTATTATTCGAATCATTACACCACGGAGTCCACAGATCCTGTCGTGACTGAGTTCATCAAAAAATTCAAAGCGAAATACAATGAAACTCCGGATGCCTTGGCGGCTTTAGGTTACGATGCCGCGAAAATCTTGGTGGCAGCGATTGAGCGCGCTCCTGACTTGTCAGGCAAAGCAATTCGTGATGAACTAGCTAAGACGAAAGATTTTGCCGGAGTGACTGGCAAAATTTCTTTGAATGAAAATCGCGATGCTGTGAAAAGCGCCGTGATCATTCAAGTGGATAAAAACAACCGTAAATTTGTCACAACGGTGAACCCTTAA